Proteins encoded by one window of Anoplopoma fimbria isolate UVic2021 breed Golden Eagle Sablefish chromosome 23, Afim_UVic_2022, whole genome shotgun sequence:
- the LOC129112731 gene encoding amphoterin-induced protein 2-like has protein sequence MLPISSQLLGKTSDGGSRWNPAAAALLLSLSLGFPLSVATCPPCCLCTSDIISCSGRNLSTLPSDLPGYATRLDLSHNALAVLPVGWISQPFDRLATLVLSRNSISRIEVDAFTVTPHLQHLDLSSNQLMALNSSIFTGLKELKELLLFGNQIVQINPGAFSNLYSLQRLYLSGNRLIAFPLGLYWEPGGPRNLTFLDLSYNRLSEVPVQSLLSLTRHGGIYLQENPLVCECALLALLEYWLWKQYRPLVDFRGEYPCRDGSGPVSECSREVVSDIPLEAQTYQVEPGKWLRVPCPGLASQGQEGLVVFWVTPRTVLNSSTNDPSAHLIVFPNGTLEIRGALMEESGMYGCVAARGRHYDPNESLEVYVVVGNRSATARGLARGSSAEHFNTAFTTLASCVVSIILVLLYLYLTPCRCRENRGGGSRGCGGRAFILCSDPREVESGQRRSNGKRVAFLEPQADDSDIGGPKTPAMNLGQVTTEGILKNGTRTVGQTLMDTAHIA, from the coding sequence ATGCTTCCCATTTCCTCGCAGCTTTTAGGCAAGACCAGTGATGGAGGCAGCCGATGGAACCCTGCCGCTGCAGCCTTGCTGCTCTCCCTGTCTCTtggcttccctctctctgtggcCACTTGCCCACCCTGCTGCCTTTGTACCAGTGATATCATTTCCTGCAGTGGGCGCAATCTGTCCACGCTGCCCTCTGATCTCCCAGGCTATGCCACACGGTTGGACCTGAGCCACAATGCCCTCGCTGTCCTGCCCGTGGGCTGGATTTCCCAGCCGTTTGACCGGCTTGCTACGCTGGTTCTCAGCCGCAACTCCATCAGCCGGATCGAGGTAGACGCCTTCACAGTGACGCCGCACCTTCAACACCTGGACCTCTCTTCGAACCAACTGATGGCGCTGAACTCGTCTATCTTCACCGGGTTGAAGGAACTGaaagagctgctgctgtttggcaaCCAGATCGTCCAGATCAACCCAGGGGCCTTCAGCAATCTTTACAGCCTGCAGAGGCTCTACCTCTCTGGGAACAGACTGATAGCTTTCCCCCTTGGGCTTTATTGGGAACCTGGAGGGCCTCGTAATCTGACCTTTCTGGATCTGTCATACAACAGGCTTTCTGAGGTACCTGTCCAGAGCCTGCTGTCTCTCACCCGGCATGGTGGAATTTATTTGCAGGAAAACCCTTTGGTCTGTGAATGCGCTTTACTCGCCCTGCTGGAGTACTGGTTGTGGAAACAGTATCGCCCACTGGTGGATTTCAGAGGTGAATACCCATGTAGAGACGGTTCAGGACCGGTATCTGAATGTAGCCGGGAGGTTGTGTCAGATATACCCCTTGAGGCACAAACTTACCAAGTGGAGCCTGGCAAATGGTTAAGAGTGCCATGTCCTGGGTTGGCCTCTCAAGGCCAGGAGGGGCTGGTGGTGTTCTGGGTTACCCCAAGGACTGTGTTGAATTCATCAACCAATGATCCGAGTGCCCACCTAATAGTTTTCCCCAATGGCACCCTTGAAATCCGGGGAGCCCTAATGGAGGAATCTGGCATGTATGGGTGCGTTGCAGCCCGCGGTCGGCACTATGACCCCAACGAGTCTCTGGAGGTCTATGTGGTGGTCGGAAACCGAAGCGCCACTGCAAGGGGCTTGGCACGCGGCAGCAGTGCCGAGCATTTCAACACAGCGTTCACCACCCTGGCCTCCTGTGTGGTCAGCATCATTCTGGTGCTGCTCTACCTCTACCTCACCCCCTGCCGATGCCGGGAAAACCGTGGCGGGGGATCGAGAGGGTGCGGGGGGCGAGCCTTCATCCTCTGCTCGGACCCCAGAGAGGTAGAGTCAGGACAGCGGCGGTCAAACGGAAAGAGGGTGGCTTTCTTAGAGCCTCAGGCAGACGACTCTGATATTGGTGGTCCAAAGACGCCAGCAATGAATTTGGGTCAGGTTACCACTGAGGGAATTCTCAAAAATGGAACTAGGACAGTGGGACAGACCCTCATGGACACCGCTCACATCGCATAG